The Larus michahellis chromosome 16, bLarMic1.1, whole genome shotgun sequence genome has a segment encoding these proteins:
- the HES5 gene encoding transcription factor HES-5 has protein sequence MAPSALSLEILTPKEKNRLRKPIVEKLRRDRINSSIEQLKLLLEKEFQRHQPNSKLEKADILEMTVSYLKYSRAFAASAKSLQQDYCEGYAWCLKEALQFLSLHSASTETRMKLICHFQRSQPVPKDSGSSSAPASTHQPPAKQAALKPSCSLWRPW, from the exons ATGGCACCCAGTGCTCTCTCCCTGGAAATCCTAACACCCAAAGAGAAGAATAGA CTCAGGAAACCAATTGTAGAGAAACTGCGACGCGATCGGATTAACAGCAGCATTGAGCAGCTGAAACTGCTCTTGGAGAAGGAGTTTCAGAGACACCAGCCCAACTCCAAGCTGGAGAAAGCCGACATCCTGGAGATGACTGTCAGCTATCTTAAATACAGCCGAG CTTTTGCAGCATCTGCCAAAAGCCTGCAGCAGGATTACTGTGAAGGCTACGCCTGGTGCCTCAAGGAAGCTCTGCAGTTCCTGTCTCTCCATTCAGCGAGCACAGAAACCCGGATGAAGCTGATCTGCCATTTCCAGAGGTCACAACCAGTGCCTAAGGACTCTGGTTCTTCTTCTGCACCCGCTtccacccaccagccccctgcaaaACAAGCAGCACTGAAACCCTCCTGCAGCCTCTGGAGGCCTTGGTAG